A region of Longimicrobium sp. DNA encodes the following proteins:
- a CDS encoding response regulator: protein MRATVLLVEDDVDSRTIYGTVLRHSGFLVVEADDGEAAVRSVRLHRPDLVVMDAGLPGMDGWDATAALKGDPETASVPIMLLTVHSQPADRERAEAAGCDAYVVKPLDPASLVEAVGKMIAEMRRRGTGAGMGAGAGARDAGG from the coding sequence GTGCGCGCGACGGTGCTGCTGGTGGAGGACGACGTGGACAGCCGCACCATCTACGGCACGGTGCTGCGCCATTCGGGTTTCCTCGTGGTGGAGGCGGACGACGGCGAGGCGGCCGTGAGGTCGGTGCGCCTGCATCGTCCCGACCTCGTGGTGATGGACGCAGGGCTCCCCGGGATGGACGGATGGGACGCGACCGCCGCGCTCAAGGGCGATCCGGAGACGGCGTCGGTGCCCATCATGCTGCTCACCGTCCACAGCCAGCCCGCCGACCGGGAGCGCGCCGAGGCCGCCGGCTGCGACGCCTACGTGGTGAAGCCGCTGGACCCCGCGAGCCTCGTGGAAGCGGTGGGGAAGATGATCGCGGAGATGCGGCGGCGCGGGACCGGCGCGGGCATGGGCGCGGGCGCGGGGGCCCGGGACGCGGGGGGGTGA